A section of the Chryseobacterium scophthalmum genome encodes:
- a CDS encoding nucleotide exchange factor GrpE, whose protein sequence is MENQDINEENINNQEENITQTKETVEENVTEMPTAEELLAVEKDRYIRLYAEFENYKKRTSKEKMEFFTYANQEMMVSMLGILDDFERALKEIAKNGNEADLQGVELIYNKFKNKLTEKGLKVMEVRAGDSFNVDFHEAITQIPAPSEDLKGKIVDVIETGYTLGDKVIRFAKVVTGN, encoded by the coding sequence ATGGAAAATCAGGATATCAACGAAGAAAATATCAATAATCAGGAAGAAAATATCACACAGACTAAAGAAACAGTTGAGGAAAATGTGACAGAAATGCCTACCGCAGAAGAACTTTTGGCAGTAGAAAAAGACCGTTACATCAGACTGTACGCTGAGTTTGAAAACTATAAAAAAAGAACATCAAAGGAGAAAATGGAATTTTTCACTTATGCCAACCAAGAAATGATGGTTTCTATGTTGGGTATTTTGGATGATTTTGAAAGAGCTTTAAAAGAAATTGCCAAAAATGGTAATGAAGCAGATCTTCAGGGTGTTGAATTGATTTACAACAAGTTTAAAAACAAGCTTACTGAAAAAGGTTTAAAGGTAATGGAAGTAAGAGCCGGAGACAGCTTTAATGTAGACTTCCATGAGGCAATTACTCAAATCCCTGCGCCTTCTGAAGATTTGAAAGGTAAAATTGTAGACGTTATCGAAACAGGATATACTTTAGGAGATAAAGTGATTCGTTTTGCAAAAGTTGTAACAGGAAACTAA
- the dnaJ gene encoding molecular chaperone DnaJ, producing MSKRDYYEVLEVSKSASADEIKKAYRKMAIKYHPDKNPGDKDAEDKFKEAAEAYEVLSDDNKKARYDQYGHAGVGGAGGFGGGGFGGGMNMEDIFSQFGDIFGGGGFGGFGGGGGRQQVKGSNLRIRIKLNLEEMVNGTQKTLKVKKMKMAEGATSKTCPTCNGAGVQMKVMNTMFGQMQTQTTCGTCQGIGKVADKIPAGANAQGLIKDEEEITINIPAGARDGIQLNVRGKGNDAPFGGIPGDLLVIVEEEVDNTIKREGDNLHQELYVSFAEAALGTKKEIPTVGGKVKITVDPGTQSGKILRLAGKGLPSIDSYGKGDMFIHINVWTPQKLTKDQKDFFEKQMSSGEMVAEPSGKEKTFFDKVKDLFN from the coding sequence ATGTCAAAAAGAGATTATTACGAGGTTCTTGAGGTCAGCAAATCTGCGAGTGCCGACGAAATAAAGAAAGCATACCGAAAAATGGCCATTAAATATCACCCAGATAAAAATCCAGGTGATAAAGATGCTGAAGATAAATTTAAAGAAGCTGCAGAAGCTTACGAAGTTTTAAGCGACGATAACAAAAAAGCGCGCTACGACCAATACGGACACGCCGGAGTAGGTGGTGCCGGTGGTTTTGGCGGAGGTGGCTTCGGTGGCGGTATGAACATGGAAGATATTTTCAGCCAGTTTGGAGATATTTTTGGTGGCGGCGGTTTCGGAGGATTTGGTGGCGGCGGTGGTCGTCAACAGGTTAAAGGTTCTAATTTAAGAATCAGAATCAAGCTGAATCTTGAAGAGATGGTGAACGGAACCCAAAAAACTCTTAAAGTAAAAAAAATGAAGATGGCAGAAGGAGCCACTTCAAAAACTTGTCCTACATGTAACGGAGCCGGAGTTCAGATGAAGGTGATGAATACGATGTTCGGACAGATGCAAACACAAACTACTTGTGGAACTTGTCAGGGAATCGGTAAAGTTGCCGATAAAATTCCTGCAGGAGCCAATGCACAAGGCTTAATAAAAGATGAAGAAGAAATTACCATCAACATTCCTGCAGGTGCAAGAGACGGCATCCAATTGAATGTAAGAGGAAAAGGAAATGATGCGCCATTTGGCGGTATTCCTGGAGATCTTTTGGTGATTGTAGAAGAGGAAGTAGACAACACGATCAAAAGAGAAGGTGATAATCTTCACCAGGAATTATATGTTTCTTTTGCTGAAGCGGCTTTGGGAACTAAAAAAGAAATTCCTACCGTTGGTGGAAAAGTAAAAATTACCGTTGATCCTGGAACACAATCTGGAAAAATCTTAAGATTAGCTGGAAAAGGTTTACCGAGTATCGACAGTTATGGTAAAGGAGATATGTTTATTCACATTAATGTCTGGACACCACAAAAATTGACCAAAGACCAAAAAGACTTTTTCGAGAAACAGATGAGCAGCGGAGAAATGGTAGCAGAACCGTCTGGAAAAGAAAAAACTTTCTTCGATAAAGTAAAAGATTTATTCAACTAA